Proteins co-encoded in one Micropterus dolomieu isolate WLL.071019.BEF.003 ecotype Adirondacks linkage group LG19, ASM2129224v1, whole genome shotgun sequence genomic window:
- the rell2 gene encoding RELT-like protein 2 isoform X2 produces MTELEVPGVGEHPPPYMIFVVVFLFFLTGLFGFLICHLLKKKGYRCRTGDMDDEEEEEEEKLGGNKDEEDEENQDTVEQILKCIIENEANMEAFNEMLGNHNVCLRHDPRLRKESIGGVPPHHHTVHSGADHNSCHLCAQVRSKKGRRQSRTPRSKQRPGEQTVFSVGRFRVTHTDKKLHGSPHLFVSSGDQLDQSQDSEERKESVYNLRSMFKDVRPPSESSNGVASSVGKRRKSVSIFGLRRGSDPVGIKVGEETCGETGGVRFAVHQQPVVLEELLHSENIGVASEIITKPGINSEIEFSKNQTPASPQCEAKNSGSVNSPSSQSKNQAHESNSALVDGSKHGPSLELHINLMIKPSIGSTAASAPSSLPLPSPASSGQIFKTTEKQGDLENKVLKNESYDPGPQQTSTPIAPMPGSIPSFTPVIPRGQPDPFPSTCFLVNQTPPDPSSSTDLKPVLGASLALISQGSSPSSSFPIKTPSSASSLKTSTSTLAVTLSPKLSSRNMPSEAAQTTISPPLPSGQGMSSQCPIPSSFFEKSTSPLQAGNPSPALTASPKLNNIPVSLTTPFSSPADKKLSMGSSPCLSGGVTSMTKGDMVSSTLSLKEQELERDRIPRAVEKTEIRRVGILKTATLSPVEGDSKGFPQSCPTDQLERLNSLPLSPIRIRKSSVSIVKASLDSKREFSDVTMLEGSTSISDQKGQTSEFGVKSKKARIIAAVGQEGELSVSGVGQPESQSGESSAAEVRPMVSKEKDDMVEMEDIRDCKVKQVEEAERIEEKL; encoded by the exons aagaggatgaagagaaCCAGGATACAGTGGAGCAGATCCTCAAATGCATTATTGAAAATGAAG CTAACATGGAAGCTTTCAATGAGATGTTGGGAAACCACAATGTCTGTTTGCGCCACGACCCCAG GTTGCGTAAGGAGTCTATTGGTGGTGTTCCTCCACATCACCACACAGTCCACTCAGGCGCCGACCACAACTCCTGCCACCTCTGTGCTCAGGTCCGATCAAAAAAGGGCCGCCGTCAAAGTCGAACCCCCCGCTCCAAACAACGACCTGGAGAACAGACTGTCTTCTCTGTTGGCAG GTTCCGAGTGACACACACTGATAAGAAGCTCCATGGAAGTCCTCATCTGTTTGTCAGTTCAGGGGATCAGCTGGACCAATCCCAGGACAGTGAGGAGCGGAAGGAGAGCGTTTACAATCTGAGAAGCATGTTCAAGGATGTGCGACCGCCTTCAGAGAGCTCCAATGGGGTTGCTTCAAGTGTGGGGAAACGTAGAAAGAGTGTAAGCATATTCGGGCTGAGGCGGGGCAGTGACCCTGTTGGCATTAAAGTAGGAGAGGAGACATGTGGGGAGACTGGAGGTGTTAGATTCGCTGTTCATCAGCAACCTGTAGTGCTGGAGGAACTGTTGCACTCCGAGAACATTGGAGTTGCCTCTGAAATTATTACTAAACCTGGTATCAATTCTGAAATTGAGTTCTCAAAAAATCAAACACCTGCTTCACCTCAATGTGAGGCTAAAAATTCAGGTTCTGTTAATTCTCCCTCTTCCCAAAGTAAGAATCAGGCCCATGAGTCTAACTCTGCTCTTGTAGATGGCTCTAAACATGGGCCCAGTCTTGAACTTCATATAAACCTTATGATCAAACCTTCTATTGGGAGTACAGCAGCTTCTGCCCCCagctctcttcctcttccatcTCCTGCTTCATCTGGACAGATTTTTAAGACAACAGAGAAACAAGGAGATCTCGAGAATAAGGTGTTAAAAAATGAGTCATATGATCCTGGGCCACAACAGACCTCTACACCCATTGCCCCCATGCCTGGATCTATTCCAAGTTTCACTCCTGTCATTCCTAGAGGTCAACCCGATCCCTTTCCTAGCACATGTTTTCTAGTTAACCAAACTCCCCCTGACCCAAGCTCCAGCACAGATTTGAAACCAGTTTTAGGTGCTAGTCTAGCTTTAATAAGCCAAGGTTCATCCCCTTCATCTTCATTCCCAATCAAGACTCCCTCTTCAGCCTCTTCATTAAAAACTTCTACCTCAACCCTGGCTGTCACACTGAGCCCCAAACTAAGCTCAAGGAACATGCCATCAGAGGCTGCACAAACTACCATTTCACCTCCACTCCCATCAGGCCAAGGGATGTCTAGCCAATGCCCTATTCCATCTTCATTCTTTGAAAAAAGCACTAGTCCATTACAGGCCGGAAATCCCTCACCTGCTCTTACTGCTAGCCCCAAACTCAACAATATACCTGTATCACTCACAACCCCTTTTTCTTCTCCAGCTGATAAAAAACTATCCATGGGAAGTTCACCTTGTCTGTCAGGAGGTGTAACATCAATGACCAAAGGGGATATGGTTTCAAGCACGTTATCTCTAAAAGAACAAGAGCTAGAAAGAGACAGAATCCCAAGGGCAgtagaaaagacagaaataaggAGGGTTGGGATTCTCAAAACAGCTACACTTTCACCAGTTGAGGGAGATTCTAAAGGTTTTCCCCAGTCCTGTCCTACTGATCAGCTAGAAAGACTGAACAGTTTGCCTCTATCACCTATAAGGATCAGAAAAAGTAGTGTGAGCATTGTCAAAGCCAGCCTTGATAGCAAGAGAGAGTTTTCTGATGTCACTATGCTGGAAGGTTCGACTTCAATATCAGACCAGAAAGGACAGACCTCTGAATTTGGGGTTAAATCAAAAAAGGCCAGAATTATCGCAGCAGTAGGTCAGGAAGGAGAGCTTTCTGTTTCAGGTGTTGGACAACCTGAAAGTCAAAGTGGAGAGAGTTCTGCAGCCGAGGTTAGGCCAATGGTAAGCAAAGAGAAGGATGATATGGTGGAAATGGAAGATATTAGGGACTGCAAAGTGAAGCAGGTGGAAGAAGCAGAGAGAATAGAGGAAAAATTGTAG